GTGAACGAAATAACTATTTCATTTCGGAGTGTTACAATTAGACGATATATAATTTCGATTGTGAAAAGCTGTCACCCAGAgatattcaaaacatttaaagTCAGTGttattgctgaaaatgaaaaccgTTCAATGGAAAAGGTAAGTAGAAGGTTCGGGTACCAGGATGTATGATGTTCATGAAGAATTgtaaaataaatgtaaaacATGTTCAGTTATCCTTGTACCTTGTCAGATTTAGAACGCAATTTTTATATGCGCTGATACTTTTTTTACATATTGTAGACATTTCAGACATTCAACATTGAGGGTTTATTTGAACTTGATCatgttgaaaatcaatttctaaCAGTGGAAAATGAAGTGTCATTTGGTTTTGATTGTTGTGATGTCGATACCAACCTGTGCACATATACCTTGACGTTTTCGGATGAAATGGTGAGTTGCAGTAGCCttcaaacattattttaaaaatttgttagaGTGCCGATCAACCTGTTTTGGAGTCGCAAGCTTCGACAAAAAATGATCCGTCGATTATGAACAAGCTTATCGATTTGACGTCATACTTAACAAAGTAAGtcagttccaaaattttttgccttcaagtgattaattttcagaccttTTCTTAACATCTTGCAGAGCAATTTTAACTATATGTTAAATGGCAACTGGTTTTATCCAAAGCTTACAAGAATTGACATTGACATTGAACCACGCGAAATCACAATTCGATGTTTTCAAGAATCCCACAGCTTTTATGTGacattttatgaaaactcTAGCGGATGCATAATCAAAGTCCCTGAACCTCCGTTTAACAGTGCGTTGGTGCCTGCTGAACGGTGTTCCAAAGAAAACTTCATCATTTGTTTCATCCGACACTTTGAGTATTTATTGAAACGTCAGCagtttgaaattcaaactttccaaTGTTCATTCAATCATACTATTGAAGTATCAAAAACTTTGGATAAAGTGAATAAGTCAATAATATCTAACCATTTGAGTGTGGAGAATTTAATCTTGAAGGGTGGtgactttttcaaagttttatctTGCTTTGATGCTAATAAACTGCAGAATCTGAAATTCGAATCAAACGATTGTCAGCTAGATCTCAGGAAAATCACTTCACTACTACAATGGAAACATGCACGTGGTGTATTTATCAAGAAGTGTGCTGTTTCTATGTCAATGCgagatttttctcatttctcaaATGTGGATGTGCACTTAGAATTCGGTTCAGTGGAGGATATACTGTTCTTGAAAAAGGTTGTgcacgcttttttttttcagaagttttacATACcttatttcttctattaatatggcctccctattagacttgcactccctattagtattgctcCTTGAACACTCtccaaaaattagtattgcactccctattagtgttgcactccctaatagtcttgcgtctACTTTTTTTGGTACAAACCCACCTcactaattttgagattttaacaacattttttgcctacgttgcaacaatttttggtaaaatttctatgaaattgaagttattgtacctttttgttgcaattacaatctaattttctgaattttcgcacaaggttcgatttttttcagaaaaaaatagtaagctcaaagtctgaaaaatgttctgaaaattagtattgcactccctaatagtcttgcactccctattagtattgcaagcgggaagaccaccgaaaaatagtattgcagccatattaatagaagaaatacggtaatttgTGTCCCTCTAATTCCAGAAATTCCTTGAAAGCAATACAAGACAAATCTATAAATTCACATGCGATAGTTTCCCCGTAGCAAGATTGCTCGATGAATTTGGTGCACCATGTGTAGTGAGCAAGACAAAGATATCGGAAGATCAGAAATGGATTTTCAATACTCCCGACACACTGAAGACTGTCTTGATATTAAGCGCCCGATCTGTTTTTGGAAAGGAGACAATCATTGAATTATTCCATGAATCTTCTAGTATCGCTTGTGTTTGATTGGGTGTTAATCAGAActcaaatttaattatttttcaactcatattactttttttttattactatTACTTTTTatattactttttatttttacttcatattactttttatttttacttcaTCAGAAAGAACAcattatttttcctatttgcaGGGATAgtggaagacaaaaaaaaacaatatggatTTAAAATCAGGGCTTCGCcccgattttaataaaatatatgaaaccctcttaaaaagttacaagaaggtttttcctttcgcttggagcgcaaaagaaaagaaaaagagctatttagacttagggtgcccaactggaataaaacattGGGAATCCCAATCCAACcagcctaagggcccgaaaaacatactaggTTGCCcaacttgaataaaatattggaaatccttatgacacacttaagcctaagggcccgaaaaacatactagaattcccaactggaataaaatattggaaatccttatgacacaccggcggtatggcgcggcttaagcctaaatagccacttttatcaaaatacatttgagcgaggcggttgtaaactattcgttctttagcaaaaatttaaaaataaaactttatttaaatttaaaaataaatatcatatgtTATCACACCTTAGAATATCACGCCTTAATTTAGTAATCATTTTTAGTTCATAAgtgtgagagaaagaaaaatggattcaTCATCGGAATTAGATATCATCAGAGTGATTATATTCATCAAAGGTCCCACTTTACTGGAGTGTTAATTTGGTTAATATAAAATTCCTATCTCATGTGAAGAAAGgttcaaattctgtacctATGAATGCTGCCGATACTTGAAGTCCTATCTCATGGGAAGAAGGCCTTTCTTGTGGAAAGAACggagttataaaaaaatatacgcaggtacagaatttgaacttttcttcccaTGAGATAGGAATTTGTATGTTGGCATTCTATAACTTTacttaaaaaaatcttcaaaggTTGATCGCAAATATGTAGAGATTGCTCGCATCCcttcaaatattacaaaatttccaagatTCTCAGTAATAATCTTCATTcagattactgaaaaatatacacAGATGAATTCGAGTACGCTGATCTGCTAGGTGGATGTCGCGTCGCAGAGGTCAGGGGCACAGTCGGTggtgttaaaagaaaacaaatagaTATTGCAATTGGTGACCTGGGAAG
This is a stretch of genomic DNA from Caenorhabditis elegans chromosome V. It encodes these proteins:
- the F57G4.11 gene encoding DUF38 domain-containing protein (Partially confirmed by transcript evidence), whose translation is MDQIQKYPIVEVYITVENNRISATYMLYYKADRKPVTLTYHNCSLGCQRVHDQMEELLENQDFMKLSIEDLSTSLAMNNVLSFLSITFYGESSPLPNDDISISFLNDLKEMLQTRDNSLVVNEITISFRSVTIRRYIISIVKSCHPEIFKTFKVSVIAENENRSMEKTFNIEGLFELDHVENQFLTVENEVSFGFDCCDVDTNLCTYTLTFSDEMSADQPVLESQASTKNDPSIMNKLIDLTSYLTKPFLNILQSNFNYMLNGNWFYPKLTRIDIDIEPREITIRCFQESHSFYVTFYENSSGCIIKVPEPPFNSALVPAERCSKENFIICFIRHFEYLLKRQQFEIQTFQCSFNHTIEVSKTLDKVNKSIISNHLSVENLILKGGDFFKVLSCFDANKLQNLKFESNDCQLDLRKITSLLQWKHARGVFIKKCAVSMSMRDFSHFSNVDVHLEFGSVEDILFLKKKFLESNTRQIYKFTCDSFPVARLLDEFGAPCVVSKTKISEDQKWIFNTPDTLKTVLILSARSVFGKETIIELFHESSSIACV